From Aythya fuligula isolate bAytFul2 chromosome 20, bAytFul2.pri, whole genome shotgun sequence, a single genomic window includes:
- the NSRP1 gene encoding nuclear speckle splicing regulatory protein 1 isoform X1 yields the protein MAAAGRQYGLIMPKKTQQKSLVSSKLSVFADDSDEEPSVGESLQKEALKKQVMKQTKLEIQKALSEDATVYEYDSIYDEMQQKKKENNARMLSGNDDKKPRYIHNILKAAEIRKKEQEKRMERKIQKEREMEGGEFAHKEAFVTSAYKKKLQERAEEEERERRQAALEAYLDVTKQKDLSGFYRHLLNQTVGEEEMPKCSFREARIKEEKTNTSYDESDQRNKGPHERQRLKPPAKEEDNPDADTDIGSDSNDDDKRNKTSKVNLKKKKMRDSFVSSEEEAKHHKHQRHSRSPSSSSVEEELRTKAQTNHQTKRGESRSDRRGSDEQYREKDYERSRTHEKDHHREKEERHRHGDHATKDNYRRREEQDDKQRGKERKEREGHGREWRKAKEREEKCSEKEREKERVRSGKDRSSDREKERGEKYREKEDHVKERREKHGSDEKHRDRREDSPASLEKDGERDLEMERKGKEREVDEKRSSSSRNLSEQKRKAGEEGEKEEKEQTHKASESMSKFAKRSNEETVMSARDRYLARQMARVSAKTYIEKEED from the exons ccATCTGTTGGTGAAAGTCTTCAGAAAGAAGCATTGAAAAAACAAGTGATGAAACAG actAAATTGGAAATTCAGAAAGCTTTGTCGGAAGATGCTACAGTGTATGAGTATGACAGTATTTATGATGAAATgcagcagaagaagaaagaaaataatgccaGAATGTTATCAGGAAACGATGACAAAAAG CCCAGATACATCCACAATATCCTCAAAGCAGCAGAGATTAGAAagaaggaacaagaaaaaagaatggaaagaaaaattcagaaagagCGTGAAATGGAAGGAGGAGAATTTGCTCACAAAGAGGCTTTTGTGACTTCGGCCTATAAGAAGAAGCTGCAAGAgagggctgaggaggaggaaagagaaagaagacaggCAGCTCTGGAGG catACTTGGATGTGACCAAACAGAAGGATCTCAGTGGATTTTACAGACATCTTTTAAACCAGACGGTAGGGGAAGAAGAGATGCCGAAATGCAGCTTCCGTGAAGCCAG gataaaggaagaaaaaactaaCACTAGTTATGATGAATCCGACCAAAGGAACAAAGGCCCACACGAAAGGCAAAGGCTCAAGCCCCCTGCTAAGGAAGAGGATAATCCAGATGCTGATACCGACATAGGAAGTGATAGCAACGATGATGATAAGAGAAACAAGACTAGTAAAgtaaatttgaaaaagaagaaaatgagagacaGCTTTGTGAGCAGTGAAGAGGAGGCTAAACATCACAAGCACCAGAGGCATTCCAGGTCACCAAGTTCATCCAGTGTGGAGGAAGAGCTGCGCACAAAAGCCCAGACAAATCATCAGACAAAGAGGGGAGAGAGCAGATCAGACAGAAGGGGAAGTGATGAACAATACAGGGAGAAAGATTACGAGAGAAGTAGGACCCATGAAAAGGATCACCATAGGGAAAAGGAAGAGCGACATAGACATGGGGATCATGCTACTAAAGATAATtacagaaggagagaagaacAAGATGATAAAcaaagggggaaggaaagaaaagagagggagggacaTGGAAGAGAATGGAGGAaggcaaaagagagagaggagaagtgTTCAGAAAAGGAAcgagaaaaagaaagagtaagAAGTGGTAAAGATAGGTCCAGCGatagagagaaggagagaggagagaaatacagagaaaaggaagatcatgtaaaggagaggagagagaaacatGGTAGTGATGAAAAACACAGAGACAGGAGGGAAGACAGCCCTGCATCTttagaaaaagatggagagagagatttagaaatggagaggaagggaaaagagagagaggtggATGAGAAGAGGAGCTCCAGCTCTAGAAATTTGTCTGAGCAGAAACGTAAAGCTggagaagaaggggagaaagaggagaaagaacaaacacacaaagcatCCGAGAGCATGAGCAAATTTGCCAAACGGAGCAATGAAGAGACAGTCATGTCAGCAAGGGACCGCTACTTGGCAAGGCAAATGGCACGTGTCAGTGCCAAAACTTACATTGAGAAAGAAGAAGATTAA
- the NSRP1 gene encoding nuclear speckle splicing regulatory protein 1 isoform X2: MPKKTQQKSLVSSKLSVFADDSDEEPSVGESLQKEALKKQVMKQTKLEIQKALSEDATVYEYDSIYDEMQQKKKENNARMLSGNDDKKPRYIHNILKAAEIRKKEQEKRMERKIQKEREMEGGEFAHKEAFVTSAYKKKLQERAEEEERERRQAALEAYLDVTKQKDLSGFYRHLLNQTVGEEEMPKCSFREARIKEEKTNTSYDESDQRNKGPHERQRLKPPAKEEDNPDADTDIGSDSNDDDKRNKTSKVNLKKKKMRDSFVSSEEEAKHHKHQRHSRSPSSSSVEEELRTKAQTNHQTKRGESRSDRRGSDEQYREKDYERSRTHEKDHHREKEERHRHGDHATKDNYRRREEQDDKQRGKERKEREGHGREWRKAKEREEKCSEKEREKERVRSGKDRSSDREKERGEKYREKEDHVKERREKHGSDEKHRDRREDSPASLEKDGERDLEMERKGKEREVDEKRSSSSRNLSEQKRKAGEEGEKEEKEQTHKASESMSKFAKRSNEETVMSARDRYLARQMARVSAKTYIEKEED; this comes from the exons ccATCTGTTGGTGAAAGTCTTCAGAAAGAAGCATTGAAAAAACAAGTGATGAAACAG actAAATTGGAAATTCAGAAAGCTTTGTCGGAAGATGCTACAGTGTATGAGTATGACAGTATTTATGATGAAATgcagcagaagaagaaagaaaataatgccaGAATGTTATCAGGAAACGATGACAAAAAG CCCAGATACATCCACAATATCCTCAAAGCAGCAGAGATTAGAAagaaggaacaagaaaaaagaatggaaagaaaaattcagaaagagCGTGAAATGGAAGGAGGAGAATTTGCTCACAAAGAGGCTTTTGTGACTTCGGCCTATAAGAAGAAGCTGCAAGAgagggctgaggaggaggaaagagaaagaagacaggCAGCTCTGGAGG catACTTGGATGTGACCAAACAGAAGGATCTCAGTGGATTTTACAGACATCTTTTAAACCAGACGGTAGGGGAAGAAGAGATGCCGAAATGCAGCTTCCGTGAAGCCAG gataaaggaagaaaaaactaaCACTAGTTATGATGAATCCGACCAAAGGAACAAAGGCCCACACGAAAGGCAAAGGCTCAAGCCCCCTGCTAAGGAAGAGGATAATCCAGATGCTGATACCGACATAGGAAGTGATAGCAACGATGATGATAAGAGAAACAAGACTAGTAAAgtaaatttgaaaaagaagaaaatgagagacaGCTTTGTGAGCAGTGAAGAGGAGGCTAAACATCACAAGCACCAGAGGCATTCCAGGTCACCAAGTTCATCCAGTGTGGAGGAAGAGCTGCGCACAAAAGCCCAGACAAATCATCAGACAAAGAGGGGAGAGAGCAGATCAGACAGAAGGGGAAGTGATGAACAATACAGGGAGAAAGATTACGAGAGAAGTAGGACCCATGAAAAGGATCACCATAGGGAAAAGGAAGAGCGACATAGACATGGGGATCATGCTACTAAAGATAATtacagaaggagagaagaacAAGATGATAAAcaaagggggaaggaaagaaaagagagggagggacaTGGAAGAGAATGGAGGAaggcaaaagagagagaggagaagtgTTCAGAAAAGGAAcgagaaaaagaaagagtaagAAGTGGTAAAGATAGGTCCAGCGatagagagaaggagagaggagagaaatacagagaaaaggaagatcatgtaaaggagaggagagagaaacatGGTAGTGATGAAAAACACAGAGACAGGAGGGAAGACAGCCCTGCATCTttagaaaaagatggagagagagatttagaaatggagaggaagggaaaagagagagaggtggATGAGAAGAGGAGCTCCAGCTCTAGAAATTTGTCTGAGCAGAAACGTAAAGCTggagaagaaggggagaaagaggagaaagaacaaacacacaaagcatCCGAGAGCATGAGCAAATTTGCCAAACGGAGCAATGAAGAGACAGTCATGTCAGCAAGGGACCGCTACTTGGCAAGGCAAATGGCACGTGTCAGTGCCAAAACTTACATTGAGAAAGAAGAAGATTAA